The Patescibacteria group bacterium DNA window AATTTAACTTCCGGCTCCCAGCCTAAAAGTTCTTTGGCTAAAGTATTAGCGCATAAATTTCGGCGCGGCTCTATGCGGGGCAAAATGTTAACGGTCGGCCCGCCGATCATTGTGGCAATCTGGTTCACGGAGTACTCGTTGCTCTGTCCGGTATTAATCGCCCGTCCGTCGCTGACGTCGCTTGCGGCCGCGAGCAGGTTGGCCCGCACGATATCTTTGACAAACGTATAAGTTCGCTGTTGCGTCCCGTCCCCGACAATCGTCAGGGGCTGGCCGTTTTTTTTCTGGCTGGCAAAAATTCCCACTACCGAAGCGTACGCTCCCTCCAAAACCATGCGCGGCCCAAAAACGTTAAAATAGCGCAGACAGACCGTTGGCAATTTATAAACGTAGCTGAACAACCGGCAGTACTCCTCGCCGATGTATTTTTGCAGACCGTACGGGCTTATCGGCACAGCCGGAAATGTCTCTTGT harbors:
- a CDS encoding NAD-dependent epimerase/dehydratase family protein, translating into MNKCLVTGGAGFIGSNLVDALIARGDEVTVLDNLSTGKKENLNEQAKFVEVDLRDLEKIKPHFAGVDYVFHEAALARVQPSIEDPVKYNDNNVNGTLNVLMAAKEAKVKKVVYAASSSAYGDYKEMPLQETFPAVPISPYGLQKYIGEEYCRLFSYVYKLPTVCLRYFNVFGPRMVLEGAYASVVGIFASQKKNGQPLTIVGDGTQQRTYTFVKDIVRANLLAAASDVSDGRAINTGQSNEYSVNQIATMIGGPTVNILPRIEPRRNLCANTLAKELLGWEPEVKLEDWIPEYKRQLRIE